The following coding sequences lie in one Labrus bergylta chromosome 13, fLabBer1.1, whole genome shotgun sequence genomic window:
- the akap11 gene encoding A-kinase anchor protein 11 isoform X3 yields MDACARIRGVPLRTRATVRKETVRDTGAQCVKSLFRNRKELCSVGLELPTRDATRLTEIHFVCLPGQCEGEDVTQLALSSLPAGLCELLRSLHVHGLKNDEVLLLKDSRRLADYKDAGPQCWLKAVCVLRHNPSTSVYPQASVASLVGLLGCYMAGVRYALELQALQRGTAEPSQPEEDDTNQSVSSIEDDFVTALEHLEEDDTGDNPSSSFRHFKKRDVASQTVPAHKRKKELSGSRVIIGSSSKKYSAKHKSGPEVSVTVQRSTSGMESQWTYCSPGARLPSPLVHVSESEESDCSSPSPIIFLDEVGYQKSLLAKLDIPQVPGGPRERVEDSDSEVSEFFDSFDQFDDLEELSSESCTLTLPLDGISAPTTQKKSDSSSSGSACKYISRGCSTKGMNPHRFDQPTLPANVKKPTPLKPGSPYAPHSEVPDSPRPMQTPSDENGGPLFSPVSSSAFSPLVDSGGPLEYFWKTDEEGQDSSELRKPQGLCSLYKTYSDFANSLSKEILGSVCGYQSAVDISDNKNLSCVCHKEFQNPSGFVMKLSEIQETVTVAKLEKKSQSLKDGIQRFATDLVEISLGSALRDIQKGVSSCTTTLCHLAARLTSSVFQMAFHEIGMRHAYVLKERAINGLAGFLVGEAVSGALKEFLTVKKQIFHNTVTRFAADLAEELVFEGIMEVCQFSHPSTPRTPSDWSFGQGQEEEEEEAVVSSYASDLSESVIQEAFIELSQADVAFTSQAAISVSLDNVCYVNAENNSTLTSSTFTNQQVLSSSSAGTSGEDASCTVKKALFTVSGMASCIPVPQAGQALNQLQDPEEICQYTSSLSDTQQSSHTRVTVSSSDTATFTQTNLYSHGTQTPIPGGDPSQGKSNFQNFSGNMVDMIVTEACELITSSKMKKSFGECADFFTKTMGSRRDSASKHENISYEEPDSPPNQGVARERFSFDCRDSGNVRKGVPVDQVADLSVPHISFQTGCQSQGRVSCEYNPRSRGVAEAHHVLMDTLDVPGTEMMAQRRISVPVDDSAPSSGQKSGGTPGPPPSTPQQPSEVSKEKQIKQFSKKLKTKLAKEFSPATPPPTPHQQLEPDPGPKDIPHEADKDEFMLKLMRSLSEEADGNEEEEEEEVAEEVGVGGADRTLDKERGRHELTQSTRRMSNKEALHYAERLACHIVSMATEMDNLEGAVEDGEMSKGSERRRDSVAQFSEQTLNTLWVYAGEVAGEVINDVKRMVSSAQQCPYHRTLRRHSSDRSNSECSHHHLGHLSPPSTDQNINSKVGRLAEQWSNDLIASVLRSPTSTSSMISSSSSGMSSEYPSCESVTDEYAGYLIRVLKKEGGNRELVLDQYASRLAYRSIKLGLAHASRKVKKRSSTNRLHSSHSLPDEWKTSSSEPSLTKEKVESVVRPSGEDAQCSCSNPEEKSQTEYSDLVNFAESLAYNITCDVTHKLHRSSVRLPKSLTDSCLYKKSKLEDMAEDLIRNSFSCPLLSKEGKSKHHYHSTGSLYDGGYKGRVMQVIEHYARKIVDDTLQMSMASVGYSSRENPMTQGHDRHSHTQRLSEGPSLGQAHVERTCRYCLIHECPYCTKPCRHHHQPVLQRRKRGSELEARAERLSGLEIPKIHIDLDHRAAFAEGMVSIAMETAKRELSNTSLNADSGIGHDGASFAESLTAEIMTSALSNVCQTANNSFPGREATESSVSQQLSVGDDSLGSWSNLSFEDEHLDDNSSFLHLSDSDNTEDKEAEVKEESSGTLCVDQTQVHTPRTALLIMNSDFLGPRHVTLDPQLRSMLQWVAASMADIPLIQLSPERELQQLPAVIQRLRERKWRVGELLHTLLRYSEDGQTHSQSREEALQAGRDPHRTPLFQWLLEHI; encoded by the exons ATGGATGCGTGTGCACGTATTAGAGGAGTCCCATTGAGGACGAGGGCGACAGTTCGGAAAGAG ACGGTGCGTGACACCGGTGCGCAGTGTGTGAAGAGCCTCTTCAGGAACAGGAAGGAATTATGCAGTGTGGGCCTGGAGCTGCCAACCAGAGACGCTACAAGACTGACAGAG ATTCattttgtgtgtctgcctgGTCAGTGTGAAGGAGAAGATGTCACCCAGCTG GCTCTGTCATCACTTCCAGCAGGACTGTGTGAGCTGCTCAGGTCCCTCCACGTTCACGGCCTGAAGAACGACGAGGTCCTGCTGCTCAAAGACTCCCGCAGGCTGGCAGACTACAAGGACGCCGGGCCACAG tgtTGGTTAAAGGCTGTTTGCGTGCTGAGGCATAATCCCAGCACTAGTGTCTACCCTCAGGCCAGTGTAGCATCTTTGGTGGGCTTGCTGGGATGCTACATGGCAGGCGTCCGCTATGCTCTGGAGCTTCAGGCTCTTCAGAGGGGCACAGCTGAGCCCAGTCAGCCTGAGGAGGACGACACCAACCAGTCGGTGTCATCCATCGAGGACGACTTTGTCACAGCCCtggagcatctggaggaggATGACACTGGAGACAATCCCTCCT CTTCCTTTCGCCATTTTAAAAAGCGCGATGTTGCATCACAGACAGTCCCTGCCCACAAGAGGAAAAAGGAATTATCAGGCTCCCGTGTTATCATAGGCTCATCTTCAAAGAAGTATTCTGCCAAACATAAATCAGGTCCCGAAGTATCTGTGACAGTACAGAGGTCAACATCAGGCATGGAATCCCAGTGGACTTACTGCAGTCCTGGAGCTCGTCTCCCGTCGCCCTTGGTTCATGTCAGTGAATCGGAAGAGTCGGATTGCTCCAGCCCCAGCCCAATAATTTTCCTAGATGAGGTGGGGTACCAGAAAAGCCTGCTGGCAAAGCTGGACATCCCCCAGGTGCCAGGGGGGCCCAGAGAGCGAGTGGAAGACTCAGACTCAGAGGTCAGTGAATTCTTTGACAGCTTTGATCAGTTTGATGACCTGGAGGAACTGAGCTCtgagagctgcactctcacgctgcCTCTGGATGGTATCAGTGCcccaacaacacagaaaaaatcAGATTCTAGCTCCAGTGGGTCAGCATGTAAATATATTTCCAGGGGCTGCTCAACCAAGGGTATGAATCCTCATCGCTTTGACCAGCCTACTCTCCCAGCCAATGTCAAAAAACCTACTCCTCTGAAACCAGGCTCTCCTTACGCACCTCACTCTGAGGTTCCTGACTCCCCCCGACCAATGCAGACCCCTTCTGACGAGAATGGCGGTCCACTCTTCAGCCCTGTCAGCTCCTCGGCCTTCAGCCCTTTGGTGGACTCCGGTGGACCTCTGGAATACTTCTGGAAGACAGATGAAGAAGGACAGGACAGCTCGGAGCTACGTAAACCCCAGGGTCTCTGCTCGCTGTATAAGACTTACTCAGACTTTGCCAACAGTCTTTCCAAAGAAATTCTTGGATCTGTGTGTGGCTACCAGTCTGCTGTTGACATCAGTGACAACAAAAATCTCAGCTGTGTCTGTCACAAGGAATTCCAGAACCCTTCTGGCTTCGTGATGAAGCTCTCAGAAATACAAGAGACTGTAACAGTGGCCAAGCTAGAAAAGAAGTCCCAGTCTTTGAAAGATGGTATTCAAAGGTTTGCAACTGACCTGGTGGAAATAAGCTTGGGAAGCGCCTTAAGAGATATTCAGAAAGGTGTTTCCTCTTGCACCACCACCTTGTGTCACCTCGCTGCCAGGCTCACGTCCTCTGTGTTCCAAATGGCCTTCCATGAGATAGGCATGCGCCACGCTTATGTGTTGAAAGAACGGGCTATCAATGGATTAGCCGGTTTTCTGGTTGGAGAGGCTGTGTCTGGGGCACTGAAGGAGTTCTTGACAGtgaaaaagcagattttccACAACACAGTTACACGTTTTGCTGCTGATCTGGCTGAAGAGCTGGTGTTTGAAGGCATAATGGAGGTGTGTCAGTTCTCCCATCCTTCGACCCCTCGCACCCCAAGTGATTGGTCCTTTGGCCAGGggcaagaagaagaggaagaggaggcggtTGTTTCCTCATACGCCTCAGACTTGTCTGAGTCTGTTATTCAGGAGGCCTTTATAGAGCTCTCTCAAGCTGATGTTGCCTTCACTAGCCAAGCAGCTATTAGTGTGTCTCTGGACAATGTCTGTTACGTCAATGCAGAGAACAATAGCACTCTCACTAGTAGCACCTTTACTAACCAGCAGGTGTTAAGTTCTAGCTCTGCAGGAACCTCAGGAGAGGATGCTTCATGCACAGTGAAGAAAGCCCTGTTCACTGTATCAGGCATGGCCAGCTGTATTCCTGTGCCTCAGGCAGGCCAAGCCCTCAACCAactccaggaccctgaggaGATCTGTCAGTATACGTCTAGCTTGTCTGATACCCAACAATCGAGCCACACAAGGGTCACTGTATCTTCCTCTGACACAGCTACATTCACTCAAACTAACCTTTACAGTCATGGAACTCAAACCCCCATTCCTGGAGGGGACCCCTCCCAAGGAAAGTCCAACTTCCAAAACTTCTCTGGCAACATGGTGGATATGATAGTGACTGAGGCCTGCGAACTAATAACTTCctctaaaatgaaaaaaagttttggtGAATGTGCAGATTTTTTCACAAAGACAATGGGAAGCCGACGGGACTCTGCCtctaaacatgaaaacattagTTATGAGGAGCCAGATTCCCCTCCAAATCAGGGAGTTGCAAGGGAGCGTTTTAGCTTTGACTGCAGAGATTCTGGGAATGTTCGGAAAGGAGTGCCTGTTGACCAAGTAGCAGACCTAAGCGTTCCTCACATTTCCTTTCAGACAGGCTGTCAAAGTCAGGGGAGAGTCAGCTGTGAGTATAACCCCAGAAGCAGAGGTGTGGCTGAAGCCCACCATGTGCTGATGGATACTCTGGATGTACCGGGTACAGAGATGATGGCACAAAGGAGGATATCAGTTCCTGTGGATGACTCAGCTCCCAGTTCCGGTCAAAAATCCGGTGGGACTCCTGGCCCTCCTCCTTCTACCCCTCAGCAACCCAGTGAGGTGTCTAAGGAAAAACAGATTAAACAGTTCTCTAAGAAGCTCAAAACTAAGCTGGCTAAGGAATTTTCCCCTGCTACTCCACCGCCCACCCCTCACCAGCAGCTGGAGCCTGACCCTGGCCCAAAAGACATCCCCCATGAGGCAGACAAGGATGAGTTCATGCTCAAATTGATGAGGTCTCTCTCTGAGGAGGCAGATGgaaatgaggaagaagaggaggaagaagtggCAGAAGAGGTTGGTGTTGGCGGCGCTGACAGGACTTTAGATAAAGAGCGTGGCCGTCATGAACTAACCCAGTCGACTCGCAGAATGTCCAACAAGGAAGCTCTTCACTACGCTGAGCGATTGGCTTGTCACATTGTCTCTATGGCAACAGAGATGGACAACCTGGAAGGGGCAGTGGAGGATGGAGAAATGAGTAAGGGCagtgagagaaggagagacagtGTGGCACAGTTCTCAGAGCAGACCCTGAACACCTTGTGGGTATATGCAGGGGAGGTAGCAGGAGAGGTCATTAATGATGTGAAGAGGATGGTGAGCTCTGCACAGCAGTGTCCATATCACAGAACTCTCAGGAGACATAGCTCTGACAGATCTAACTCTGAATGTTCTCATCACCACCTCGGCCATCTTTCTCCACCCAGTACTGACCAGAACATAAACTCAAAGGTAGGAAGGCTGGCTGAGCAATGGTCTAATGACTTGATAGCCTCAGTCTTGCGGTCTCCAACATCCACTTCAAGCATgatctccagctccagctctggCATGTCCTCAGAGTATCCTAGCTGTGAGAGTGTGACTGATGAATATGCCGGCTACCTCATCAGGGTACTGAAAAAGGAGGGAGGCAATAGGGAGCTGGTCCTTGATCAGTATGCAAGTCGCTTGGCATACCGTTCCATTAAACTTGGCTTGGCTCATGCAAGTCGCAAGGTCAAGAAGAGATCTTCTACCAACCGCCTTCACTCCTCCCACTCCCTTCCAGATGAATGGAAAACTTCTAGTAGTGAGCCCTCGTTGACCAAAGAGAAAGTTGAGTCAGTCGTTCGTCCTTCAGGCGAGGACGCTCAGTGTAGTTGTAGCAACCCTGAAGAGAAGAGTCAGACGGAGTATTCGGATCTGGTCAACTTTGCAGAGTCTTTAGCGTACAACATcacctgtgatgtcacacataAGCTGCATCGTTCCTCTGTGCGACTGCCAAAGTCTCTCACTGACTCCTGTCTTTATAAGAAATCCAAACTTGAAGACATGGCAGAGGATCTCATCAGGAACTCCTTCTCTTGTCCCCTATTGTCCAAGGAGGGTAAAAGCAAGCATCATTATCATAGTACAGGAAGCCTGTATGATGGGGGCTATAAGGGTCGGGTGATGCAGGTTATTGAGCATTATGCCAGGAAAATAGTTGATGACACTCTGCAGATGAGCATGGCCTCAGTTGGATATTCATCCCGAGAGAATCCAATGACCCAAGGACATGACCGACACTCCCACACCCAGAGGTTGTCTGAGGGACCATCACTGGGGCAAGCCCATGTGGAAAGGACATGTCGGTATTGCCTGATCCACGAGTGCCCATACTGCACCAAACCTTGCCGGCACCACCACCAGCCTGTGttacagaggaggaaaagggggTCAGAACTCGAGGCAAGGGCTGAGCGTCTCTCTGGCTTGGAGATTCCCAAGATCCACATTGACCTGGACCATAGGGCGGCATTTGCAGAGGGGATGGTGTCCATAGCAATGGAGACTGCAAAACGTGAGCTTAGCAACACCAGCCTTAATGCGGACAGTGGCATCGGCCATGATGGAGCGAGCTTCGCTGAGAGCCTGACTGCTGAGATCATGACATCAGCCCTGTCCAATGTCTGCCAGACTGCCAACAACAG CTTTCCAGGCAGGGAAGCCACTGAGTCGTCGGTGTCCCAGCAGCTGAGTGTAGGAGATGACAGTCTAGGCAGCTGGTCCAACCTGAGCTTTGAGGATGAGCACCTGGACGACAACAGCAGCTTCCTCCACCTCAGTGACAG TGACAACACAGAAGACAAGGAGGCGGAGGTCAAAGAGGAATCCAGCG ggaCTCTCTGTGTGGACCAGACTCAGGTGCACACTCCCAGGACGGCCCTGCTCATAATGAACTCGGATTTCCTCGGACCTCGGCACGTGACCCTGGACCCCCAGCTCAGGAGCATGCTGCAGTGGGTGGCAGCCTCCATGGCCGACATCCCCCTGATCCAGCTGAGCCCtgagagagagctgcagcag